Proteins encoded by one window of Clostridium cagae:
- the fliW gene encoding flagellar assembly protein FliW, protein MIFVSKVHGNIEYEEKDKITFKKGILGFENLKEYILVDLKKCEPFKLLQSLEDEDVGLIVVSPFEFFKNYETKLNTEEIKRLEIRNEEQVTLVTTVTLNSDPKKITTNLKAPLIINISNNLGEQIILDNSDYKIKHLLIEE, encoded by the coding sequence ATGATATTTGTTTCAAAAGTACACGGAAATATAGAATATGAAGAAAAGGATAAAATTACTTTTAAAAAAGGAATTTTAGGATTTGAAAATTTGAAAGAATATATTTTAGTGGATTTAAAAAAATGCGAACCTTTTAAATTACTTCAATCTTTAGAAGATGAAGATGTAGGCCTTATTGTAGTTTCACCTTTTGAATTTTTCAAAAATTATGAAACTAAGTTAAATACTGAAGAAATTAAGAGATTAGAAATAAGAAATGAAGAACAGGTTACTCTAGTAACTACTGTAACACTAAATTCTGATCCTAAAAAGATTACTACAAATTTAAAAGCACCACTAATTATAAATATTTCTAATAATTTAGGGGAACAAATAATATTAGATAACTCAGATTATAAAATAAAACATCTTTTAATAGAGGAGTGA
- the flgK gene encoding flagellar hook-associated protein FlgK gives MAGLFDTFTVAKRGLNVQQGAINTTSHNIANANTVGFSRQRAVATTTRPFGGMSRFDTCSVGQVGTGAEISSIERIRDSFIDFQVRHENGKLGNYDVQDKFLYRVENIFGEPSDSGIQQLLGEFFDSFQELSKKPHDSSTKTIALQKAAALADALNNTYTQLDKQLSDAQELLQVNVKDVNNYLDQINELNKQIASVCAVGQTPNDLMDARDNLLDQLSSKFGITIDRKDKESIDLKLEGYQNDKNPVNNLVNSSPTDDNYTRFSYVKNAEVEKDAAGKYTVKLQYHPLGNLNAKEETITIECADEDEAKKIAESLTQNRVLMGDKDGIVGKPVPPATTVTMSSDDINKKILQTHKLDVDVNTVDNKHIKGDIAGNQGVQDTIKGYMADLDRIAVGLAYAVNAIQTGSQTPTDKYELVFTNGADVTGLTGVAKNEKLEEKISAKNITVNKDVLKDVSLLNTSSKDEAGEGNGDRALAIANLRNVKMNLTNSKDIKNRNDFFANTKVNFDDGINMISSAEGSTINAYYKEIINTLGVNAETASRNVTSQAKILQDLEMQRLSVSGVSLDEEMTNLIQFQHAYSANAKVISTVDELLDVVINGLKR, from the coding sequence ATGGCAGGACTATTTGATACATTTACTGTAGCAAAAAGAGGTTTAAATGTACAACAAGGGGCAATAAATACAACATCTCATAATATTGCAAATGCAAATACAGTTGGATTTTCAAGACAAAGAGCAGTTGCAACAACTACAAGACCTTTTGGAGGAATGTCTAGATTTGATACATGCTCGGTTGGACAAGTTGGTACTGGAGCAGAAATTTCATCAATAGAAAGAATAAGAGATTCTTTTATTGATTTTCAAGTAAGACATGAAAACGGAAAACTTGGAAATTACGACGTTCAAGATAAATTTTTATATAGAGTAGAGAATATATTTGGAGAACCTTCAGATTCAGGAATACAACAACTATTAGGAGAATTCTTTGATTCATTCCAAGAATTATCTAAAAAGCCACATGATTCATCAACAAAAACAATAGCACTTCAAAAGGCTGCTGCTTTGGCTGATGCATTAAATAATACTTATACTCAGTTAGATAAACAACTATCAGATGCTCAAGAATTATTACAAGTTAATGTTAAGGATGTAAATAATTATTTAGATCAAATAAATGAATTGAATAAGCAAATAGCAAGTGTGTGTGCAGTTGGGCAAACTCCAAATGATTTGATGGATGCAAGAGATAATCTTTTAGATCAGTTAAGCTCTAAGTTTGGAATAACAATAGATAGAAAAGACAAAGAGTCAATTGATTTAAAATTAGAAGGTTATCAAAATGATAAGAATCCTGTTAACAATTTAGTTAATTCAAGTCCGACTGATGATAACTATACTAGATTTTCTTATGTTAAGAACGCAGAAGTAGAAAAGGATGCTGCTGGAAAGTATACAGTTAAATTACAGTATCATCCACTAGGAAATTTAAATGCTAAAGAAGAAACTATTACAATTGAATGTGCGGATGAGGATGAAGCAAAAAAAATTGCAGAGTCATTAACACAAAATAGAGTATTAATGGGTGATAAAGATGGAATTGTTGGAAAACCAGTTCCACCAGCTACTACTGTTACAATGAGTAGTGATGATATAAATAAAAAAATACTTCAAACACATAAATTAGATGTTGATGTTAATACTGTAGATAATAAACATATAAAAGGTGATATAGCAGGTAATCAAGGAGTACAAGATACTATAAAGGGATATATGGCTGATTTAGATAGAATTGCTGTAGGCTTAGCTTATGCTGTTAATGCAATTCAAACAGGAAGTCAAACTCCTACTGATAAGTATGAACTTGTATTCACTAATGGCGCAGATGTAACAGGGTTAACTGGAGTAGCTAAGAATGAAAAATTAGAAGAAAAAATAAGTGCAAAAAATATAACTGTTAATAAAGATGTATTAAAAGATGTGTCATTATTAAATACTTCAAGTAAAGATGAAGCTGGAGAAGGTAATGGAGACAGGGCATTAGCAATTGCTAATCTTAGAAATGTAAAGATGAATTTAACTAATTCTAAAGATATAAAAAATAGAAATGATTTCTTTGCTAATACAAAAGTTAACTTTGATGATGGAATAAATATGATAAGTAGCGCAGAAGGATCAACTATTAATGCTTATTATAAAGAAATAATAAATACATTAGGAGTAAATGCAGAAACTGCTAGTAGAAATGTAACTAGTCAAGCTAAAATATTACAAGATTTAGAAATGCAAAGATTATCAGTGTCTGGAGTTTCTTTAGATGAAGAAATGACTAATTTAATACAATTTCAACATGCGTATAGTGCAAATGCTAAAGTAATTTCAACAGTAGATGAGTTACTTGATGTTGTTATAAATGGATTAAAGAGATAG
- the flgL gene encoding flagellar hook-associated protein FlgL, with amino-acid sequence MRITTSMLSSNYKSNMTTNLNHIQKIQNQLSSGKEISRPSDNPYKVSRTMQMYTEIGANKQYNENIKDISNWLDTTDTSLNQMENVFARVRELLVSAGNGAYGPDEKKAIQDEIKERVNEMGQILNTNFDGVYIFGGTKSTSKPVIINSNGELCYADKDGNAVSKTATGVKIDLTNPITNGGTKSIKSMEKDGNNVKMTITDTNTKPPSETPIAIDLSAIGSGTPPETAESLFKTALNGQGFTDGNIGRLAGMVPSFDSLNQIGSDMNVEVSQGVLINYNKNAVDLLEGNGTNIMSTLNKIITNLDEGGDKSVITGECLGEVEDIIKNLLQHRAEVGAMQNRMESAQDKNESENLDMTDILSKTEDIDFTEKMIQYSIMQTVYMAALQTSAKILPATILDYL; translated from the coding sequence ATGAGAATAACCACAAGTATGTTGTCTTCAAATTATAAAAGTAACATGACAACTAATTTAAATCATATACAAAAAATTCAAAATCAATTATCTTCAGGTAAGGAGATAAGCAGACCATCAGACAATCCATATAAAGTTTCAAGAACAATGCAAATGTATACGGAAATTGGAGCTAATAAACAATACAATGAAAACATTAAAGATATCTCAAATTGGTTAGATACAACTGACACTTCATTAAATCAAATGGAAAATGTATTTGCAAGAGTAAGGGAACTTTTAGTTTCTGCAGGTAATGGTGCATATGGTCCTGATGAAAAAAAAGCAATACAAGATGAAATTAAAGAAAGAGTTAATGAAATGGGTCAAATATTAAATACTAACTTTGATGGAGTATATATATTTGGGGGAACTAAAAGTACATCTAAGCCTGTGATAATAAATTCTAATGGAGAATTATGCTATGCCGATAAAGATGGAAATGCTGTAAGTAAAACAGCGACAGGAGTAAAGATAGATTTGACAAATCCAATTACTAATGGTGGTACAAAGAGTATAAAAAGTATGGAGAAGGATGGCAATAATGTAAAAATGACAATTACAGACACTAATACTAAACCGCCTTCTGAAACACCAATAGCAATTGATTTAAGTGCTATAGGATCTGGAACTCCACCTGAAACTGCAGAATCTTTATTTAAAACGGCACTAAATGGTCAAGGTTTCACTGATGGCAATATAGGAAGACTTGCAGGTATGGTTCCATCTTTTGATTCACTTAATCAAATTGGATCTGATATGAATGTTGAAGTTTCTCAAGGTGTTTTAATTAATTATAATAAAAATGCAGTAGATTTATTAGAAGGTAATGGAACTAATATAATGAGTACATTAAATAAAATTATAACTAATCTTGACGAAGGTGGAGATAAATCTGTAATCACTGGTGAATGCCTTGGAGAAGTTGAAGACATAATTAAAAACTTACTTCAACATAGAGCGGAAGTTGGAGCCATGCAAAATAGAATGGAATCTGCCCAAGATAAAAACGAATCGGAAAATTTAGATATGACAGATATTTTATCAAAAACTGAAGATATAGATTTTACAGAAAAAATGATACAGTATTCAATTATGCAAACAGTGTATATGGCAGCGCTTCAAACTAGTGCAAAAATACTTCCAGCAACAATATTAGACTATTTATAA
- the fliS gene encoding flagellar export chaperone FliS encodes MYSNGYTAYKTNSVNYASKDQLLLMLVDGAVKFSKIARQAIIDKNVKKSHENIVKTEDIFTELRASLDISAGEWSQNMFEVYGFINEKLFEANIKKSVEIMDEIIPLIEEVRDIWHEAEKRAKRA; translated from the coding sequence ATGTATTCGAATGGATATACTGCATATAAAACAAATAGTGTTAATTATGCATCAAAAGATCAATTATTATTAATGTTAGTTGATGGAGCAGTTAAATTTTCTAAAATAGCTAGACAAGCTATAATTGATAAAAATGTAAAAAAGTCACATGAAAATATAGTAAAAACTGAAGATATTTTTACTGAACTTAGAGCATCACTTGACATAAGTGCTGGAGAATGGTCACAAAATATGTTTGAAGTTTATGGATTTATAAATGAAAAACTTTTTGAAGCAAATATAAAAAAGAGTGTAGAAATTATGGATGAAATAATACCTCTTATTGAAGAAGTAAGAGATATATGGCACGAAGCAGAAAAAAGAGCAAAAAGGGCATAA
- a CDS encoding flagellar protein FlaG, with translation MNINNLGQVNMINNDVENVTSEIKSINNDVQIKQVEKADSSNNEYSKDELDKALKKLNKFLEDDKAHAEYSVHEDLGSIMIKIIDDNTKEVILEVPPKKILDMIASMCKQFGLLDKKA, from the coding sequence ATGAATATCAATAATTTAGGACAAGTTAATATGATTAACAATGATGTAGAAAATGTTACATCTGAAATTAAATCTATAAATAATGATGTACAGATAAAACAAGTAGAAAAAGCTGATTCTTCAAATAATGAATATAGCAAAGATGAATTAGATAAAGCATTAAAAAAACTAAATAAATTTTTAGAAGATGATAAGGCCCATGCGGAATATTCTGTACATGAGGATTTGGGATCGATAATGATAAAAATAATAGACGACAATACTAAAGAAGTGATTTTAGAAGTTCCCCCAAAAAAAATATTAGATATGATTGCAAGTATGTGTAAACAGTTTGGATTATTAGATAAGAAGGCTTGA
- a CDS encoding flagellin N-terminal helical domain-containing protein: MIINHNMNAMNAHRQMVGNTSNAGKAMEKLSSGLRINRAGDDAAGLAISEKMRGQIRGLDQGSRNAQDGISLIQTAEGALNETHSILQRMRELSVQSSTATNTTADRQALATEFNQMKEEITRIGTQTEFNTKKLLSGGATSLKFQVGANANQTIDLKIGNMTAAATGLKISAATISTDTGAQAAITTVNDAIAAVSTERANLGSVQNRLEHTINNLSTSSENLQASESRIRDVDMAKEMMSFSKNNILQQAAQAMLSQANQQPQGVLQLLR; this comes from the coding sequence ATGATAATCAATCACAATATGAATGCTATGAACGCTCATAGACAAATGGTAGGGAACACATCTAATGCTGGAAAAGCAATGGAAAAACTTTCTTCAGGTTTAAGAATAAACAGAGCTGGAGATGACGCTGCAGGTCTTGCTATATCTGAAAAAATGAGAGGTCAAATTAGAGGATTAGATCAAGGATCAAGAAATGCTCAAGATGGAATATCTTTAATCCAAACAGCAGAAGGTGCTTTAAATGAAACTCACTCAATTCTTCAAAGAATGAGAGAACTTTCAGTTCAATCATCAACTGCAACAAATACAACAGCAGATAGACAAGCTTTAGCCACAGAATTTAACCAAATGAAGGAAGAAATTACAAGAATAGGAACTCAAACAGAGTTTAATACTAAGAAACTTTTATCAGGAGGAGCAACTAGCTTGAAATTCCAAGTTGGTGCAAATGCAAATCAAACAATTGATTTAAAAATTGGAAATATGACAGCAGCTGCAACAGGATTAAAAATAAGTGCTGCAACAATATCAACTGATACAGGAGCACAAGCTGCAATTACAACAGTAAATGATGCTATAGCAGCAGTATCAACTGAAAGAGCAAACTTAGGTTCAGTACAAAATAGATTAGAACACACAATAAACAACTTAAGTACATCATCAGAAAACTTACAAGCATCAGAATCAAGAATTAGAGACGTAGATATGGCAAAAGAAATGATGAGTTTCTCAAAGAATAACATATTACAACAAGCTGCTCAAGCAATGCTTTCACAAGCAAATCAACAACCACAAGGAGTTCTTCAATTATTAAGATAA
- the fliD gene encoding flagellar filament capping protein FliD, with product MRITGLATGLDMDEIIKNSMKPYRIKVDQMTQKKDVTEIKQKLYRDILTDTRSLYNKYLDVAKSDSLLLSGSYKSVSFTSTDEDTVTVTSGSGAKPGNYTVTGTKATAAKTVITNNIEDGKSLVVNGKTITLKGANEKEIAKNLNEELKEMNISVRYSQVAGDDKENKAGLILESTVLGEDATFTIGGTVTSLGVSTSGKDATAATVTGFSITDIRNNAKVSVNGKEIDLEIVAENTDEDVIKLLNYKLKAENISASVDESGNVIFNSTKPGSTSLDPKIEIGGKTGVFTSGDDATAGSLIINKNLGKQTLVIGEKAIKLDLKSGTNEEQQKYLNELFEKNGVKVKTEVTDSGITLTSTSTGIGSNFEVKSTSGGETVESGKDASIIIKDTKNNTEYKHTGNTNTVTLDDITFTFIGEIPTEGVKITGKSDVKEIKDKLVGFINDYNTLIENLNTATKTKHDRSYSPLTAEQKKEMSESEIKLWNERVEKGQLYKDLDVTRITNSMKEAMRTVMDGSGLNLEKIGIKPVGDYAGTKNGTFIIDEEKLTKALEENTEDVMKLFVGKPEKSEGLTESQKSSQTGVLQKLSGILDMEVMKSSSSALLKKAGLEGTGSFATNTLTKSISDYEKKIKEMEKDFSRREQALYSKYATLETMMNKLNSQQSSLMSQLGMS from the coding sequence ATGAGAATTACAGGACTTGCAACAGGACTGGATATGGATGAAATAATCAAAAATTCCATGAAACCTTATAGAATAAAAGTGGATCAAATGACTCAAAAGAAAGATGTTACTGAAATAAAACAAAAATTATATAGAGATATATTAACAGATACAAGAAGTTTATATAATAAATATCTTGATGTTGCTAAAAGTGATAGTTTATTATTAAGCGGTAGCTATAAGTCAGTTAGCTTTACATCAACTGATGAAGATACTGTAACTGTAACTTCAGGTAGTGGAGCAAAACCAGGCAATTATACTGTTACTGGAACTAAGGCTACAGCAGCAAAAACAGTAATAACTAATAATATAGAAGATGGAAAAAGTTTGGTTGTCAATGGAAAAACAATTACTTTAAAAGGTGCAAATGAGAAAGAAATAGCAAAAAATTTAAATGAAGAGTTAAAAGAAATGAATATATCTGTTAGATATAGTCAAGTAGCAGGTGATGATAAAGAGAATAAAGCTGGATTAATTTTAGAATCAACTGTTTTAGGTGAAGATGCTACGTTTACTATAGGGGGGACAGTTACATCTTTAGGAGTATCAACTTCAGGGAAAGATGCAACGGCAGCAACAGTAACAGGATTTTCAATAACAGATATAAGAAATAATGCTAAAGTATCGGTTAATGGAAAAGAGATAGATTTGGAAATTGTAGCAGAAAATACAGATGAAGATGTAATAAAACTTTTAAATTATAAATTAAAAGCAGAAAATATATCTGCATCAGTGGATGAAAGCGGTAATGTAATATTTAACAGCACCAAGCCGGGAAGCACAAGTTTAGATCCGAAAATTGAAATAGGTGGAAAAACAGGAGTATTTACTAGTGGTGATGATGCAACAGCAGGAAGTTTAATAATTAATAAAAACTTAGGAAAACAAACGTTGGTTATTGGTGAAAAGGCTATAAAATTAGACTTGAAATCAGGGACAAATGAAGAACAACAAAAATATTTAAATGAATTGTTTGAAAAAAATGGAGTGAAAGTAAAGACAGAAGTAACTGATAGTGGGATAACTTTAACATCAACATCAACTGGAATTGGCAGTAACTTTGAAGTAAAGAGTACATCAGGTGGAGAAACAGTAGAATCCGGTAAGGATGCTAGCATAATAATTAAAGATACAAAGAATAATACTGAATATAAACATACAGGTAATACAAATACTGTAACATTGGATGATATAACTTTTACGTTTATAGGTGAAATACCAACAGAAGGTGTGAAAATAACAGGAAAATCAGATGTAAAAGAAATAAAAGATAAACTTGTAGGTTTTATAAATGATTATAATACCCTTATAGAAAATTTAAATACAGCTACAAAAACTAAACATGATAGAAGTTACTCACCACTTACAGCAGAACAAAAGAAAGAAATGTCAGAATCTGAAATTAAACTTTGGAATGAAAGAGTTGAAAAGGGACAATTATATAAGGATTTAGATGTTACACGAATAACTAACTCTATGAAAGAAGCTATGAGAACTGTAATGGATGGCAGCGGGTTAAATCTTGAAAAAATAGGTATAAAACCTGTTGGAGATTATGCGGGTACTAAGAATGGAACCTTTATAATAGATGAAGAAAAGCTTACTAAGGCATTAGAAGAAAATACTGAAGATGTTATGAAGTTATTTGTAGGTAAACCTGAAAAATCAGAAGGATTGACTGAATCACAAAAAAGTTCTCAAACAGGTGTATTACAAAAGTTAAGCGGTATTTTAGATATGGAAGTAATGAAAAGTAGTAGTTCTGCTCTTTTAAAGAAAGCAGGGCTTGAAGGAACAGGTAGTTTCGCTACTAATACACTTACCAAGAGTATATCTGATTATGAAAAGAAAATTAAAGAGATGGAAAAAGATTTTTCTAGAAGAGAACAAGCTTTATATTCTAAATATGCTACTCTTGAAACAATGATGAATAAGCTTAATTCACAACAATCTAGTTTAATGTCACAATTAGGAATGAGTTAA
- a CDS encoding flagellin N-terminal helical domain-containing protein produces the protein MIINHNMNAMNAHRQMVGNTSNAGKSMEKLSSGLRINRAGDDAAGLAISEKMRGQIRGLDQGSRNAQDGISLIQTAEGALNETHSILQRMREISVQSSTATNTTADRAALQTEFSQMQEELTRIGTQTEFNTKKLLSGAHGTNALEFQVGANANQTIKLKVKDMTASGLSLKAADVKIDTVSNAQKSIESLDTAIASVSTERANLGSVQNRLEHTINNLSTSSENLQASESRIRDVDMAKEMMSFSKNNILQQAAQAMLSQANQQPQGVLQLLR, from the coding sequence ATGATAATCAATCACAATATGAATGCTATGAATGCTCATAGACAAATGGTAGGGAACACATCTAATGCTGGAAAATCAATGGAAAAATTAAGCTCAGGTTTAAGAATAAACAGAGCTGGAGATGATGCAGCAGGTCTTGCTATATCTGAAAAGATGAGAGGACAAATCAGAGGATTAGATCAAGGATCAAGAAATGCACAAGATGGGATTTCTCTAATTCAAACAGCAGAAGGTGCTTTAAATGAGACTCACTCAATTCTTCAAAGAATGAGAGAAATATCAGTTCAATCATCAACTGCAACAAATACAACTGCAGATAGGGCAGCACTTCAAACAGAGTTTAGTCAAATGCAAGAAGAACTTACAAGAATAGGAACTCAAACAGAGTTCAATACAAAGAAACTTTTATCAGGGGCACATGGAACAAATGCCTTGGAATTCCAAGTTGGTGCAAATGCAAATCAAACAATTAAATTAAAAGTTAAAGATATGACAGCAAGTGGATTAAGTCTTAAAGCTGCTGATGTAAAAATAGATACTGTATCAAATGCTCAAAAATCAATTGAATCATTAGATACTGCTATAGCATCAGTATCAACTGAAAGAGCAAACTTAGGTTCAGTACAAAACAGATTAGAACACACAATAAACAACTTAAGTACATCATCAGAAAATTTACAAGCATCAGAATCAAGAATCAGAGATGTAGATATGGCAAAAGAAATGATGAGTTTCTCAAAGAACAACATACTACAACAAGCTGCTCAAGCAATGCTTTCACAAGCAAATCAACAACCACAAGGAGTTCTTCAATTATTAAGATAA
- the csrA gene encoding carbon storage regulator CsrA, translated as MLIITRKKDESLMIGDDIEITVLKLEDGSVKLGINAPRETTILRKELYNAVKEENREAMNIDINLLKGLKR; from the coding sequence ATGTTGATTATTACAAGAAAAAAAGATGAATCGTTAATGATTGGTGACGATATTGAAATTACAGTTTTAAAGCTAGAAGATGGAAGTGTTAAACTTGGAATAAATGCACCTAGGGAAACAACTATATTAAGAAAAGAATTGTATAATGCTGTTAAAGAAGAGAATAGAGAAGCCATGAATATAGATATAAATTTATTAAAAGGATTAAAGAGATAA
- a CDS encoding flagellar protein FliT, whose amino-acid sequence MDIFNEYKKVNLEIIKSIKEDKEDIYLFEKRDDAIKNILALDLEKSEIKKMYMEQKLDILDKELKNVLKEKMSSVKKEIQEIVAKKQANLGYANVNRRSNLFSKRV is encoded by the coding sequence ATGGATATCTTTAATGAATATAAAAAAGTGAATTTAGAAATAATAAAGTCTATAAAAGAAGACAAAGAAGATATTTATTTATTTGAAAAAAGAGATGATGCCATTAAAAATATTTTAGCTTTAGATTTAGAGAAAAGTGAAATAAAAAAAATGTATATGGAACAAAAGCTAGATATTCTAGATAAAGAATTAAAAAATGTTTTAAAAGAAAAAATGTCATCTGTGAAAAAAGAAATACAAGAAATAGTTGCTAAAAAACAAGCCAATTTAGGCTATGCTAATGTAAATAGAAGAAGTAATTTATTTTCTAAAAGAGTTTAA
- a CDS encoding YjfB family protein has translation MDIGAMSISMNQGALKTAVQLSVLKLGMNSEKQVANQMTEMIDNMAVEPGKGIKLDKIV, from the coding sequence ATGGATATAGGAGCAATGTCGATTTCTATGAATCAAGGGGCTTTAAAAACTGCAGTTCAATTATCTGTTTTAAAGCTTGGTATGAATTCTGAAAAACAAGTAGCAAATCAAATGACAGAAATGATTGATAATATGGCTGTAGAACCTGGAAAGGGAATAAAGTTAGATAAAATAGTTTAA
- a CDS encoding motility associated factor glycosyltransferase family protein: protein MNESNGEILNYLKQITLKDEERYNIETSKDNKKIIRININGKLIYLGSKYSVDRDIEYFKSNIKKINYNTSIIIWGFGTGEHILELLKKISSTNKILIIEPDEKILIENILSNNIEDILKDDRVFVLNYEKGNMKKFLSSNIKDVEINNAKIVTYANYDKVYNKEYKEFSEEFIEFVNNSIIGINTSLHFSKQYFKCFVRNINKIIGSTIINELKDKFKNMPAIIVSAGPSLEKNIDLLKDIQDKFIIITGGRTLKTLLDRGIKPNFACSVDPGDASYKVIEKALYSDVPLVFSEVSNHKMVEEYTGKKIFFKDIDFRDITDNLLGTEVDFLWQGGSVAHICISLAGYLGCDNIIFIGQDLAYTNNKYHAESASVSKNNNIEEDDTYIYVEDIYGEKVITTKILDFYRKNIEQMIIEYKGVTFINSTEGGANIKGTLVKPLQQAINEYSYKEGIDINIEDILNKKSLVNKQVVYKNIIRILKSIKTIEEICKSAIVHTSNMYKYYDKNILLDINYILDKLDKLDNKLNKEMEKVRSIKKLYAPLVAQIMISDEFKEKKGEDEKEKGKRIALKSERIYKGLLEIMKEAKIEFEKVIKNLT from the coding sequence ATGAATGAAAGTAATGGAGAAATATTAAATTACCTAAAACAAATTACTTTAAAAGATGAAGAAAGATATAATATAGAAACTAGTAAGGATAATAAAAAAATAATAAGAATAAACATAAATGGTAAACTTATTTATTTAGGGAGTAAATATTCAGTTGATAGAGATATTGAATATTTTAAATCTAATATTAAGAAAATAAATTATAATACTAGTATAATAATATGGGGATTTGGAACAGGAGAACATATCCTAGAATTATTAAAAAAAATATCTAGTACTAACAAAATTCTTATTATTGAACCAGATGAAAAAATATTAATAGAAAATATATTATCTAACAATATAGAGGACATATTAAAAGATGACAGAGTTTTTGTACTAAATTACGAAAAAGGAAATATGAAAAAGTTTTTAAGTTCAAATATAAAAGATGTAGAAATTAACAATGCAAAAATTGTAACATATGCAAACTATGATAAAGTTTATAATAAAGAATATAAAGAATTTAGTGAGGAATTTATTGAATTTGTAAATAACTCTATTATAGGAATAAACACATCACTACATTTTTCAAAGCAGTATTTTAAATGTTTTGTAAGAAATATTAATAAAATAATAGGTAGCACTATTATAAATGAATTGAAAGATAAATTTAAGAATATGCCTGCCATAATAGTTTCAGCAGGACCTTCTTTGGAAAAAAATATAGATTTATTAAAGGATATTCAAGATAAGTTTATTATCATAACTGGAGGGAGAACGTTAAAAACTCTTTTAGATAGAGGAATAAAACCAAACTTTGCATGTTCAGTAGATCCAGGGGATGCTTCTTATAAAGTAATTGAAAAGGCATTATATAGTGATGTGCCCTTAGTTTTTAGTGAAGTGAGTAACCACAAAATGGTAGAAGAATATACAGGTAAAAAAATATTTTTTAAAGATATAGATTTTAGGGATATAACGGATAACCTATTAGGCACAGAAGTGGATTTTTTGTGGCAAGGAGGCTCTGTAGCACATATTTGTATAAGTTTAGCGGGGTATTTAGGTTGTGATAATATTATTTTTATAGGACAAGATTTAGCTTATACAAATAATAAATATCATGCAGAAAGTGCAAGTGTTAGTAAAAATAACAATATTGAAGAAGATGACACTTATATATATGTAGAGGATATATATGGTGAAAAAGTTATTACTACAAAAATATTGGATTTTTACAGAAAAAATATAGAACAAATGATTATAGAGTATAAAGGTGTTACTTTTATTAATAGCACAGAAGGAGGGGCTAATATTAAAGGAACCCTAGTGAAACCCTTACAGCAAGCTATTAATGAATACTCTTATAAAGAAGGTATAGATATAAATATAGAAGATATATTAAATAAAAAATCTTTAGTAAATAAGCAAGTGGTATATAAAAATATAATAAGAATTTTAAAATCTATTAAAACCATAGAAGAAATATGTAAAAGCGCCATTGTACATACTTCTAATATGTACAAATATTATGATAAAAATATTTTATTAGATATAAATTATATTTTAGATAAGTTAGATAAGTTAGATAATAAATTAAATAAGGAAATGGAAAAAGTACGAAGTATTAAAAAATTATATGCACCATTAGTGGCACAAATTATGATTTCAGATGAATTTAAAGAAAAAAAAGGCGAAGATGAAAAAGAAAAAGGGAAGAGAATTGCGTTAAAAAGCGAAAGAATATACAAAGGACTTTTAGAAATAATGAAAGAAGCAAAAATTGAATTTGAAAAGGTTATAAAGAATCTAACATAG